The Opitutaceae bacterium genome includes a window with the following:
- a CDS encoding type II secretion system protein, which produces MKPRFESKLAFSLIEMIGVMAIMAILASVIVPTTLLTIERAAVRAEKATLRTLGAGVIDFVRFNSRVPTTSTNPPAYPAALPWATDITTPQQFVTESAANLRRNPRNVDRILLVDTSGGNYRALLISGMRSGVALPSLANLNSTAAFDAVWNTADYGVPANGTGIWAAWAALGEYLCIERINLMPHLQDITVVLQNSGASAVSYEVLRPNGTTFTARTTFAAGASPRTLLTKVGQRVNLYSDAVSATPAFSYVVTPGGRTFVFTTSWTPL; this is translated from the coding sequence ATGAAACCACGTTTCGAATCGAAGCTGGCATTCTCGCTCATCGAAATGATCGGTGTGATGGCGATCATGGCGATCCTGGCATCCGTGATCGTTCCCACTACGCTGCTGACAATCGAAAGGGCAGCAGTCCGGGCGGAGAAGGCGACACTGCGCACTCTCGGCGCCGGCGTCATCGATTTCGTGCGTTTCAACTCCCGGGTACCGACGACATCCACGAACCCGCCCGCCTACCCTGCCGCGCTGCCTTGGGCCACGGACATCACCACGCCCCAGCAGTTTGTGACGGAGTCCGCTGCCAATCTCCGTCGCAACCCGCGCAATGTCGACCGTATCCTGCTCGTGGATACTTCCGGCGGCAATTACCGTGCGCTTTTGATTTCGGGGATGCGCAGCGGAGTCGCGCTTCCCTCCCTCGCGAACCTGAACAGCACAGCCGCCTTCGATGCAGTCTGGAACACCGCCGATTATGGTGTACCGGCGAACGGCACGGGGATATGGGCCGCCTGGGCTGCATTGGGTGAGTACCTATGCATCGAACGCATCAACCTGATGCCCCACCTACAGGACATAACAGTAGTCCTCCAGAACAGCGGCGCTTCAGCAGTATCGTACGAAGTGCTCCGCCCCAATGGAACCACATTCACGGCAAGGACCACCTTCGCGGCGGGCGCCTCCCCGCGCACGCTGCTTACCAAAGTCGGCCAGCGGGTAAACCTCTATTCGGACGCGGTCTCCGCGACACCGGCCTTCAGCTACGTCGTCACCCCCGGCGGTCGAACCTTTGTCTTCACCACTTCATGGACGCCTCTTTAA
- a CDS encoding GspE/PulE family protein, whose product MAATKPAPTKRLGDRLLEAGLITPHQLELALREQKRTGKLIGAVLHELGFVSEQDIASFLAQDAQTPTVNVIKLEVATECAGLLPFEFCREHVLVPVKREGESLTLVMADPFDVVAIDTVEQKTGLKVEVLNSPKPDILEKLATLHDRSGSLDQTIDELMKISGRKGDDTTAPMIRVVEQIIAAAVRKSASDIHFEPDEKSLRIRMRNDGVLNSFLLIPKDLQDAFIARLKVMANLDVSETRLPQDGRFSFTLGRRELALRVSCLPSHYGESVVLRILDSGNLLLNLSSLGMRQQDEAALASAVQRPHGVILVTGPTGSGKTTTLYTALNAVNRIERAVFTLEDPIEYRLPHIRQTQVNEKIGLTFGHGLRTLLRQDPDVLLVGETRDKETAQLMVRAALTGHLVLSSLHTNDSFGAIPRLIDLGVESFLLPATLHTIIAQRLVRRLCPVCRQVDPDPCGHLKSFGLPVPTDREPTLWKAKGCPECRNQGYRGRIAIFEVLTLDDDYSSLLHEGDSERIRAVAREKKMPLLFDDGLRRAFNGETTVEEVFRVTCTSV is encoded by the coding sequence ATGGCTGCAACAAAACCAGCACCCACCAAGCGCCTCGGTGACCGTCTGCTTGAGGCTGGACTAATCACGCCGCACCAGCTTGAGCTGGCCTTGCGCGAACAGAAGCGCACGGGAAAACTCATCGGTGCCGTCCTGCATGAGCTCGGCTTCGTCAGCGAGCAGGATATTGCGAGCTTCCTCGCTCAAGACGCGCAGACGCCGACAGTAAACGTCATCAAGCTCGAAGTCGCGACCGAGTGCGCCGGCCTTCTTCCCTTCGAATTCTGCCGCGAGCACGTCCTGGTGCCGGTGAAGCGCGAAGGCGAATCGCTCACATTAGTCATGGCCGATCCGTTCGACGTGGTTGCCATCGACACCGTGGAGCAAAAGACGGGACTTAAGGTCGAGGTGCTGAATTCGCCCAAGCCGGACATTCTCGAAAAGCTTGCGACCCTGCACGATCGCTCCGGGTCGCTGGACCAGACCATCGACGAGCTGATGAAGATCAGCGGCCGGAAGGGCGACGACACGACCGCTCCGATGATTCGCGTTGTCGAGCAGATCATTGCGGCAGCGGTCAGAAAATCAGCAAGCGACATCCATTTCGAACCCGACGAAAAGTCATTGCGCATCCGCATGCGCAACGACGGCGTGCTGAACTCGTTTCTCCTGATTCCCAAGGACCTCCAGGACGCATTCATCGCCCGACTCAAGGTCATGGCGAACCTGGACGTCAGCGAGACCCGCCTTCCGCAGGATGGCCGCTTCAGCTTCACCCTCGGACGCAGGGAACTCGCTCTTCGCGTTTCCTGCCTGCCCTCCCACTACGGCGAGAGTGTCGTGCTCCGTATTCTCGACAGCGGAAACCTGCTCCTGAATCTCTCCTCGCTCGGGATGCGGCAACAGGATGAGGCAGCCCTCGCATCTGCAGTCCAGCGACCCCACGGGGTGATTCTTGTAACCGGGCCCACTGGCAGCGGAAAGACGACCACGCTCTACACGGCGCTCAACGCCGTGAATCGCATCGAGCGCGCGGTCTTCACCCTTGAGGATCCGATCGAGTACCGGCTTCCCCACATCCGCCAAACCCAGGTGAACGAGAAGATCGGTCTCACGTTTGGACACGGGCTCAGGACGCTCCTTCGCCAGGACCCCGACGTCCTGCTTGTGGGCGAAACGCGTGACAAGGAAACCGCGCAACTCATGGTGCGAGCAGCGCTCACCGGGCACCTCGTGCTGAGTTCGCTGCATACAAACGACTCTTTTGGCGCCATTCCGCGACTTATCGACCTGGGCGTTGAATCCTTCCTCCTGCCTGCCACGCTCCACACGATCATCGCACAACGCCTGGTGAGAAGGCTCTGTCCTGTATGCCGCCAGGTTGACCCCGATCCCTGCGGGCACCTCAAGTCATTCGGCCTCCCAGTTCCCACCGATCGCGAGCCCACCCTTTGGAAGGCCAAGGGTTGTCCCGAGTGTCGCAATCAAGGCTATCGCGGACGTATTGCGATCTTCGAAGTGCTCACGCTGGACGACGACTACTCCTCCCTGCTGCACGAAGGCGATTCCGAGCGCATTCGTGCGGTGGCCCGTGAGAAGAAGATGCCCCTGCTGTTCGACGACGGCCTTCGGCGCGCCTTCAACGGCGAAACCACCGTCGAGGAGGTCTTCCGCGTTACCTGCACGAGCGTATGA
- a CDS encoding GAF domain-containing protein, translating to MSVSIAPYRYEPSDRATFYRLLVQELDAYLQDERDWLVNLSNASALIYQRLPELNWSGFYLLRGEGLVLGPFQGKPACTRIALGRGVCGTTAASRLTTVVPDVHAFPGHIACDSASESEVVVPMLLGDRLLGVLDLDSPRKGRFTGEDAAGLEAFAARLVSGIDWPSW from the coding sequence ATGAGTGTGTCCATCGCACCCTATCGCTACGAACCCTCCGACAGGGCCACGTTTTATCGTCTGCTCGTCCAGGAGCTCGACGCCTACCTGCAAGACGAGCGTGACTGGCTGGTGAATCTCTCAAATGCCTCCGCACTGATCTATCAGCGCCTGCCTGAACTCAACTGGTCGGGCTTCTACCTCCTCCGCGGCGAGGGACTCGTGCTCGGCCCTTTTCAGGGAAAACCCGCGTGTACCCGGATCGCCCTCGGTCGCGGTGTGTGTGGAACCACCGCAGCTTCGCGTTTGACCACCGTGGTGCCGGATGTCCATGCGTTCCCTGGACACATCGCGTGCGATTCGGCTTCAGAAAGTGAAGTGGTGGTCCCGATGCTGCTGGGAGATCGCCTGCTGGGCGTGCTTGATCTCGACTCGCCACGGAAGGGTCGCTTCACGGGCGAAGACGCAGCGGGACTGGAGGCGTTTGCGGCGCGACTCGTGTCGGGTATCGATTGGCCGTCTTGGTAG
- a CDS encoding diguanylate cyclase: protein MIYHTIKVLLVEDMVMIAKITEQMLKKAPDNRYSVIHKTRIADSVEILKAEDFDVVLLDLNLPDSRELDTLNRVVEAAPEVPIIVLTATNSDAMGLKAVQMGAQDFLLKGDFNYLTLDRAIVYAIERHRLQRTIRQLAVLDELTGLYNRRGFNTLHLDVLSRIKNSDAQGFLCYFDLDRFKKINDELGHAIGDEALKEFASTLRQVFRKDALLVRLGGDEFVSMGIEHHPGEVETILSSLEVLLSVRNTQAGVLFSLEASAGVAYFDRHNTLNIDELGRMADAALYEHKEKRRRGRSPLDPAHREDLR from the coding sequence ATGATCTATCACACCATCAAAGTGCTTCTCGTCGAAGACATGGTGATGATCGCGAAGATCACCGAGCAGATGCTCAAGAAGGCGCCGGACAATCGGTATTCGGTCATTCACAAGACCCGGATCGCCGACTCTGTCGAGATTCTCAAGGCCGAGGATTTCGATGTTGTCCTCCTCGACCTCAATCTGCCCGACAGCCGCGAGCTTGATACGCTCAACCGCGTCGTCGAAGCTGCGCCGGAAGTCCCCATCATCGTCCTCACGGCAACCAATAGCGATGCGATGGGCCTGAAGGCGGTGCAGATGGGCGCGCAGGACTTTCTCCTGAAGGGTGATTTCAATTACCTGACACTGGATCGGGCCATCGTGTATGCGATTGAGCGCCATCGCCTCCAGCGCACGATCCGCCAGCTGGCCGTGCTCGATGAACTCACCGGGCTCTACAACCGGCGCGGGTTCAACACACTTCACCTCGACGTCCTCTCACGTATCAAGAATTCGGATGCACAGGGTTTCCTGTGCTATTTCGACCTTGATCGCTTCAAGAAGATCAACGACGAGCTCGGCCACGCGATCGGCGACGAGGCGCTCAAGGAGTTCGCTTCCACCCTGAGGCAGGTCTTTCGCAAGGACGCCCTGCTCGTGCGCCTGGGCGGAGACGAGTTTGTCTCGATGGGTATCGAGCATCATCCTGGCGAGGTCGAGACGATCCTCTCCTCCCTTGAAGTGCTGCTGTCGGTGCGAAACACGCAGGCGGGCGTCCTGTTCTCACTGGAAGCAAGCGCGGGCGTCGCCTACTTCGACCGACACAACACGCTCAACATCGACGAACTTGGCCGAATGGCCGACGCAGCCTTGTATGAACACAAGGAGAAACGTCGGCGCGGACGCAGTCCGCTTGATCCGGCTCATCGGGAGGACCTCCGCTGA
- a CDS encoding secretin N-terminal domain-containing protein, with translation MRFIAGIFLLASLVFAEREDVAPSPLQASPEGVPTTFSFRAENLPIKQALSLFARANNLNIVPDLDVEGTVTVDFRDLPLDLAMSALLEANGYYCVSDGRLLRVKKTETRVFQIDYIHVTRAGEGTNAVKISSGAAGQNGSGSSSGSSGGSGASGQTEGSTMTVTNTSTINFWSDLSEQLKSMVSPGGSYTVNSLSGTVLVRDSHRNVEMIADYLAQVTQSVVRQIDLEVEIYEVALGNSSQLGINWQHVSNRLNTTFSTIPGQGGLPSAGGMIIQAPVYGPVPGAPAIKITSSSSDLQTVIDALKQQGNLRVVSKPRLRTLNNQPAVVRVGQDLPVFITQSIQTTGDNPLLTTNESIQTITVGTVLSITPQISSNGLITLDVTPAVSRLVRTETSATGRTNAPVIDIRQASSIVRLRDGATVIMGGLVQDSNTSTTRKVPLLGDIPLLGKAFTSKHQAAERTELIFFLTPRIVREDEELLKNAVKTVAN, from the coding sequence ATGCGCTTCATCGCCGGCATCTTCCTCCTCGCCAGTCTTGTCTTCGCGGAACGCGAGGATGTCGCACCCTCCCCGCTCCAGGCCAGCCCAGAGGGTGTACCCACCACCTTTTCCTTCCGCGCGGAAAACCTCCCGATCAAACAAGCCCTGTCCCTCTTTGCACGAGCCAACAATCTCAACATTGTGCCGGACCTCGATGTCGAAGGAACGGTGACCGTGGATTTCCGAGACCTGCCGCTGGATCTCGCGATGAGCGCTCTCCTCGAGGCAAACGGGTATTACTGCGTAAGCGATGGCAGGCTCCTTCGAGTGAAAAAGACCGAAACTCGCGTCTTCCAGATCGACTACATCCATGTTACCCGCGCGGGCGAAGGCACCAACGCCGTAAAGATCAGCTCCGGTGCAGCCGGCCAAAATGGATCAGGTTCCAGTTCAGGTTCCTCGGGCGGCTCCGGAGCAAGTGGTCAAACTGAAGGTTCCACCATGACGGTGACGAACACCTCAACGATCAACTTCTGGAGCGACCTTTCGGAGCAACTCAAGTCCATGGTCTCACCGGGCGGTTCCTACACCGTCAACAGCCTTTCAGGCACGGTTCTCGTGCGGGACAGCCACCGCAACGTCGAGATGATCGCCGACTACCTGGCACAGGTCACCCAAAGCGTCGTGCGGCAGATCGACCTGGAAGTGGAGATCTATGAGGTCGCACTCGGCAATTCGTCGCAGCTCGGCATCAACTGGCAACATGTCTCGAACCGGCTCAACACCACCTTTAGCACGATTCCAGGCCAGGGCGGGCTGCCCTCAGCCGGCGGAATGATCATTCAGGCTCCCGTGTACGGTCCGGTACCCGGCGCACCCGCAATCAAGATAACGAGCAGCAGTTCCGACCTGCAGACCGTCATCGATGCCCTCAAGCAGCAAGGCAATCTGCGGGTCGTATCCAAACCCCGGTTACGGACGCTCAACAATCAGCCCGCCGTCGTTCGAGTCGGCCAGGACCTGCCGGTCTTCATCACCCAGAGTATCCAGACAACAGGCGACAACCCGCTGCTCACGACCAATGAGTCGATCCAGACCATCACGGTTGGCACTGTCCTTTCCATCACCCCTCAAATCTCCAGCAACGGGCTTATCACGCTCGATGTCACGCCAGCAGTCAGCCGTCTGGTCCGTACTGAAACCTCCGCGACCGGCCGCACCAACGCCCCAGTCATCGATATCCGACAGGCGTCTTCGATCGTCCGTCTGCGCGACGGTGCCACGGTCATCATGGGAGGTCTCGTGCAGGATTCGAACACGTCCACCACCCGCAAGGTACCCCTCTTGGGCGACATCCCGCTCCTTGGCAAAGCCTTCACCAGCAAGCACCAAGCAGCCGAACGCACCGAGCTCATCTTCTTCCTGACACCCCGCATCGTCCGCGAGGACGAGGAGCTGCTCAAAAATGCGGTCAAGACCGTGGCCAACTGA
- a CDS encoding HD-GYP domain-containing protein: protein MSTATQDHGIELAQRLRLACEAHDPSIGSHLDRVSRYAVTLGRLLGLGERQLLELHYATPLHDMGKIGISLELLNKSGRLSPEEMTIIKSHTLIGYRILEGSEDPLIQSAAKIALYHHENWDGSGYPYGLCRTDIPLEARIVAVADVYDALMSQRAYKPAWEESAVIAELRRLRGIKFDPEILDLFLSHVGEMIA, encoded by the coding sequence ATGAGCACCGCGACACAAGATCACGGCATCGAGCTCGCGCAACGCCTGCGGCTCGCCTGCGAGGCCCACGATCCCTCGATCGGGTCCCATCTGGATCGGGTGAGTCGCTATGCCGTCACACTCGGGAGGCTCCTCGGCCTCGGAGAACGCCAGCTACTCGAGCTGCATTACGCGACGCCGCTTCATGACATGGGCAAGATTGGGATCTCCCTCGAGTTGCTCAACAAGTCGGGTCGGCTCTCCCCCGAGGAGATGACCATCATCAAGTCTCACACCCTGATCGGCTACCGCATCCTCGAGGGCAGTGAGGATCCGCTCATCCAATCGGCGGCGAAGATTGCGCTGTATCACCATGAGAACTGGGACGGGTCGGGCTACCCCTACGGGCTTTGCCGAACCGACATCCCGCTTGAGGCGCGTATCGTCGCCGTGGCGGACGTGTACGATGCACTGATGTCGCAGCGTGCCTACAAACCGGCTTGGGAGGAGTCTGCTGTAATTGCCGAACTGCGACGCCTGCGCGGGATCAAGTTTGATCCGGAGATTCTCGATCTGTTCCTGTCGCACGTCGGCGAGATGATCGCCTGA
- a CDS encoding type II secretion system F family protein, translated as MTTYHFQAYNAEGRTVTGTLQADSVVSLEERVRGLGLWLLEFRTTNQSVAVDAGKVNLITVGRGDLIHFFVQMSLLLKAGITLPNALERLALDNKERKLGVIVAGLHEQVTLGVPLHQAMARYPRAFGRQISAMIEAGEVSGKLSDVFSSLASYYEWTDQLSADIRQALIYPLMVMTAALGLIILLFTFVVPRFVGLLTDLNLEVPLLTEVVMSLSRLLMATWPFLLGSAILAPFAMRVLLRNRDLAIRWARLMMGLPVFGELYAMFGYSRFAGNMAMLAQSGIPILRSLEICEHLVGNRALEHALSDARRLVTEGTPLHKALEEQKVFSPTLVTMIATGESSGNVDFALRSVADYYNKLIPRRIKVVFSIFDPVMMISLIAIVGTVALSVILPILQLWNVK; from the coding sequence ATGACGACGTATCACTTCCAGGCATACAATGCGGAGGGCCGCACCGTGACGGGCACGCTTCAGGCGGACTCCGTCGTCAGCCTCGAAGAACGCGTACGCGGCCTCGGCCTTTGGCTTCTTGAATTCAGGACGACCAACCAGTCGGTCGCCGTCGATGCGGGCAAGGTGAACCTGATCACGGTGGGACGCGGGGACCTGATCCACTTCTTCGTGCAGATGAGCCTCCTTCTGAAGGCAGGCATCACCCTTCCGAATGCTCTTGAACGTCTCGCCCTCGACAACAAGGAACGAAAACTGGGGGTGATCGTGGCGGGTCTTCACGAACAGGTCACTCTCGGCGTCCCCCTGCACCAAGCCATGGCGAGGTACCCGCGGGCCTTTGGCCGCCAGATCTCGGCCATGATCGAGGCCGGCGAGGTAAGCGGCAAGCTGTCCGACGTCTTCTCGAGCCTTGCCTCCTACTATGAGTGGACAGACCAGCTTTCCGCCGATATCCGCCAGGCGCTCATCTACCCGCTCATGGTGATGACGGCCGCACTTGGCCTGATCATTCTTCTTTTCACCTTTGTCGTGCCCCGATTCGTCGGCCTGCTCACCGACCTCAACCTTGAGGTTCCACTGCTCACCGAGGTGGTCATGAGCCTGAGCCGGCTTCTCATGGCCACATGGCCTTTCCTGCTTGGATCCGCCATCCTCGCGCCCTTCGCCATGCGGGTGCTCCTTCGCAACCGCGACCTCGCGATCCGCTGGGCCCGCCTCATGATGGGCCTCCCGGTATTCGGCGAGTTGTATGCAATGTTTGGATACTCACGGTTCGCAGGCAACATGGCGATGCTCGCGCAGTCCGGAATTCCAATCCTTCGCAGCCTCGAGATCTGCGAACACCTGGTGGGGAACCGGGCACTGGAACACGCCCTTTCCGATGCGCGGCGACTCGTCACCGAGGGCACGCCACTGCACAAGGCGCTGGAGGAACAAAAGGTGTTCTCCCCGACCCTTGTGACGATGATCGCCACGGGCGAATCATCGGGAAACGTGGACTTCGCCCTGCGCAGCGTGGCCGACTATTACAACAAGCTCATTCCGCGTCGGATCAAGGTGGTGTTCTCCATCTTCGACCCCGTGATGATGATTTCGCTCATCGCGATCGTCGGCACTGTGGCTCTCAGCGTGATCCTCCCCATCCTCCAGCTGTGGAATGTAAAATGA
- a CDS encoding phospholipase D-like domain-containing protein, whose product MMEVITHALDHPIVPHLFTMGGVVIAFFAIARLLINKHQPGNTLAWLLVILLVPYLGAPLYYIFGGRKMRRLVARKSSVAPSFASFRPADMATLQLGPVRTLTASGTFPVNGNSVVFLETGEETFQLLEREILAAKSSIEIITFILARDETGKRIVALLAQRAREGIRVRLLLDAFGCLFSKYGFVDPIRKAGGEVGTFMPMVTFAFRHSANLRNHRKIAIFDQHTAFVGGHNLAKEYLGPKPWAKRWQDFGAIISGPAAAQLHEVFLADWAFATDQSLHELHKEALPLAQREEGNAVLQVVASGPDVAGDPLYEGLLSMIQEARHSIRIVTPYFIPDEVLFRSLMVRARAGIEVTLIVPARSNHPVTDLARRHYIRELRRAGANIRLYRPGMLHAKAMLIDNRIGVFGSANFDHRSLFVNFEIGVFVYSNPECEAMRTWIETLLPLCDLPASEKPRRKRLVSALAEDFARLLAPLL is encoded by the coding sequence ATGATGGAGGTGATCACACACGCGCTCGATCATCCCATTGTCCCCCATTTGTTTACCATGGGGGGCGTGGTGATCGCATTCTTCGCGATTGCCCGACTGCTGATCAACAAACACCAGCCGGGAAATACGCTCGCCTGGTTGCTCGTCATCCTGCTCGTCCCCTACCTCGGCGCCCCGTTGTATTACATCTTTGGCGGCCGGAAGATGAGGCGGCTCGTTGCGCGCAAATCATCCGTAGCCCCCTCGTTTGCCTCCTTCCGCCCGGCCGACATGGCAACGCTGCAACTGGGCCCCGTCAGGACGCTCACCGCCTCCGGGACCTTCCCGGTCAATGGCAATTCCGTCGTATTCCTCGAGACAGGCGAAGAAACCTTCCAGTTGCTTGAAAGGGAAATCCTGGCGGCCAAATCATCGATCGAGATCATCACCTTCATTCTTGCACGCGACGAGACCGGGAAGCGCATTGTGGCCCTGCTTGCCCAGCGCGCCCGTGAAGGAATTCGCGTCCGACTTTTGCTCGATGCTTTTGGGTGCCTTTTCTCGAAGTATGGCTTCGTTGACCCAATTCGGAAGGCAGGTGGCGAGGTCGGCACCTTCATGCCGATGGTGACCTTCGCTTTCCGGCACTCGGCCAACCTGCGAAACCACCGGAAAATTGCCATCTTCGACCAGCACACCGCATTCGTGGGTGGCCACAACCTCGCCAAGGAGTATCTGGGTCCCAAGCCGTGGGCCAAACGCTGGCAAGATTTCGGCGCCATCATCTCCGGACCGGCCGCTGCGCAGCTGCACGAAGTCTTCCTTGCCGACTGGGCATTTGCGACCGACCAATCGCTGCACGAACTACACAAGGAGGCCTTGCCACTTGCCCAACGCGAGGAAGGCAATGCCGTCCTTCAGGTGGTTGCCTCAGGCCCGGACGTCGCCGGCGACCCGTTATACGAGGGCCTGCTTTCCATGATCCAGGAGGCGCGGCACAGCATTCGCATCGTCACGCCATACTTCATACCCGACGAGGTCCTCTTCCGTTCGCTCATGGTGCGCGCACGCGCAGGGATCGAAGTCACCCTGATTGTCCCGGCACGCTCCAATCATCCCGTGACGGACCTGGCCAGACGGCACTACATCCGCGAGCTCCGGCGGGCCGGCGCCAATATCCGCCTTTACCGCCCAGGCATGCTTCATGCAAAAGCCATGCTGATCGACAACCGCATCGGCGTCTTCGGCTCAGCCAATTTCGATCACCGCAGCTTGTTCGTAAACTTCGAGATTGGTGTCTTTGTCTACTCAAATCCCGAATGCGAGGCTATGCGGACCTGGATCGAGACCCTTCTGCCACTTTGCGACCTCCCGGCCTCTGAAAAGCCGCGTCGCAAGCGCCTCGTGAGCGCCCTCGCTGAAGACTTCGCACGCCTGCTGGCGCCGCTTTTGTGA